The Tubulanus polymorphus chromosome 1, tnTubPoly1.2, whole genome shotgun sequence genome contains a region encoding:
- the LOC141899263 gene encoding ras-related protein Rab-5C-like, with protein sequence MAGRGGAQRPNGATQGKICQFKLVLLGESAVGKSSLVLRFVKGQFHEYQESTIGAAFLTQTVCLDDTTVKFEIWDTAGQERYHSLAPMYYRGAQAAIVVYDITNHETFGRAKTWVKELQRQASPNIVIALAGNKADLANKRMVEYEDAQSYAEDNSLLFMETSAKTAMNVNDLFLAIAKKLPKNETNRQQGGTGGTSVNLEEPSPSSGGCCK encoded by the exons ATGGCTGGCCGTGGAGGAGCTCAAAGGCCGAATGGTGCCACACAAGGaaaaatctgtcaatttaaactCGTACTTCTCGGAGAATCGGCTGTGGGAAAGTCGTCGTTAGTGCTCAGGTTCGTCAAAGGACAATTTCACGAGTACCAAGAAAGTACAATCGGAG CTGCATTTCTCACACAGACGGTTTGTCTAGATGACACGAcagtgaaatttgaaatctgGGATACAGCAGGTCAGGAACGATACCACAGTTTGGCACCGATGTACTACAGAGGAGCTCAAGCCGCTATTGTTGTATATGATATCACTAATCAT GAAACATTTGGGCGAGCGAAAACATGGGTGAAAGAGTTACAGAGACAAGCAAGTCCGAACATTGTAATAGCTTTAGCTGGAAATAAAGCCGATTTAGCTAACAAACGAATGGTGGAATATGAA GACGCACAATCTTATGCAGAAGATAACAGTTTGCTTTTTATGGAAACATCGGCGAAGACAGCTATGAATGTGAATGACTTATTTTTGGCAATAG CGAAGAAACTTccgaaaaatgaaacaaatcgACAACAGGGAGGCACCGGCGGTACAAGTGTAAATTTAGAAGAACCTTCTCCCTCTTCGGGAGGTTGCTGCAAGTGA